The genomic region CGTGTAGGTGTAGACCGTCTGCGGGTTGCGCCCCTTGGTGGTGATCTTGTGCAGGGGCGGCATCGCGGCGTAGAGCCGACCCGCCTCGATCAACGGCCGCATGTAGCGGGCGAAGAGGGTGATCAGCAGGGTACGGATGTGCGCGCCGTCCACGTCGGCGTCGGCCATGATCAGCACGCGGCCGTAGCGCAGCGCGGACAGGTCGAAGGTGCGCCCCGAGCCGGCCCCGAGCACCTGGACGATTGCCGCGCACTCGGCGTTGTCCAGAACCTGCTGGAGGTTGGCCTTCTGCACGTTGAGGATCTTGCCCCGGATCGGCAGCAGCGCCTGGTATTCCGAGGAGCGGGCCATCCGGCTCGTGCCGAGCGCGCTGTCGCCCTCCACGATGAACAGTTCGCTGCGTTCGACGCCGGTGGCCCGGCAGTCGACGAGCTTCGGCGGCATCGACGCGCCCTCCAGGGCGGTCTTGCGCCGGGCCGCGTCCTTCTGTTGCTTCTGGGTGAGCCGCACCCGCGCCGCGTCGACGATCTTCTGCAGGACGACGCGCGCCTCGGCCTTTGTGCGCCGGTCCTCCAGCCAGGCCTTGACGTGCGCGTCGACGAGGCTCTGGAGCACCTTTGTGATGCCTGTGGTGGACAGCTCGTCCTTGGTCTGCGAGGTGAACTGCGGCTCAGGGATCCGCACGTGCACGACAGCGGTCATGCCCTCCAGGACGTCGTCCAGGGTGGGCGGCTCCTCCTTGGCCTTGAGCAGCCCTCGGGTGTTGCGGACGGCGTCGGCGAGGGAGCGGACCAGCGCGCGCTCGAAGCCCTTGCGGTGCGTGCCGCCGTGCGCGTTGCGGATCGTGTTGGTGAAGCACTCGACGGTGCGCTCATAGCCGGTGCCCCAGCGGAACGCCACCTCGACCTCAGCGCGACGCTGCACGTTGGACTGCATGACACCGTTGGCGTCGGCGGCGTTCTCCCGGTACGTCCCCTCGCCGTTGACAAGCAGGATGCCGGAGACGGGCCGGTCGCCGGCCGGGGCGAGGAACTCCACCATGTCGCTGAGCCCGTTGGGGTAGTGGAACCGCTCCTCGGCGGGCGTCTCGCCGGTCAGGTCCCGCAGCAGGTACGTCACGCCGGGGACCAGGAACGCGGTGTTGCGCAGCTTCATCCGGACCGCGTCGACGTCGAGCGCGGCGCCGGTCTCGAAGTAGCGGGCGTCGTGCCACCAGCGGATCGAGGTGCCGGTGGGCTGGCCGCGCTTCATCTTGCCGGTCACCTGGAGGCCGGGGCCTGCGGTGAACGGGGCGTCCGGACCGTCGCCGTCGAAGACGCCCGGGACGCCATGCCGGAACGACATCGCGTGGATCTTGCCGGCCCTGCGGACCGTCACGTCGAAGCGGCGCGACAGCGCGTTGACCGCCGAGGCGCCGACGCCGTGCAGGCCGCCGGAGGTCTTGTAGCCGGAGCCGCCGAACTTGCCGCCGGCGTGCAGCCGGGTCAGCACCAGCTCGACGCCGGAGATGCCGGACTTGGCGTGCACGTCGGTGGGGATGCCCCGGCCGTCGTCGTCGACCTGCACCGAGCCGTCGGCGTGCAGGATCACCTCGACGTTGCTGGCGTGACCGGCGACGCCCTCGTCGGTCGAGTTGTCGAGGATCTCGTTGACGAGGTGACCCACGCCACGGCTGTCGGTGGAGCCGATGTACATGCCGGGCCGCTTGCGTACAGCGTCCAGCCCCTCAAGGTGGGTGAGGTCATCGGCCCCGTACAGGGTGTCAGGCTCTGCGGTCAACTGGTCGTACTCCCCGGTCTCGGCGGTGTGCAGCCGGTCACCGGCGACATCAGCCGGCGTGGCGCGCCGCAGCGAGCCTAGCCGGAGGCTGAGACATCAGCTGTAGGCCCCGCGCGACCCGCCGGGCCCGGACCTCACGGACGTGAGCAACCTGACAGCCCGCCACCTCGCCGCACGGGCGCTCCGCAGGGTTCGAGGGTGCAGTCCTTGTGTGTCCTTCATCGAACGAATCCGTTACAGGCCATTGACGTCCGTCGCACGCGGGTGATGTGATCGCGCTCTCAGAGAATCTTTCATCTTTCGATGGATGGGAGCCCCATGCCCACAATCCGGCGTACCGCGCTCGCGGCGGCCCTCACGATCGTCACGGCCGCCCTGTCGACGGCCGTCGCACTGCCCTCACCGGTGGCCGCCGCCCCGTCGACCGCTGCCGCAGCCGCGCTGCCCACCGCCGCGGTGGCGCTCGGCGACAGCTTCATCAGTGG from Micromonospora profundi harbors:
- a CDS encoding DNA gyrase/topoisomerase IV subunit B, with translation MTAEPDTLYGADDLTHLEGLDAVRKRPGMYIGSTDSRGVGHLVNEILDNSTDEGVAGHASNVEVILHADGSVQVDDDGRGIPTDVHAKSGISGVELVLTRLHAGGKFGGSGYKTSGGLHGVGASAVNALSRRFDVTVRRAGKIHAMSFRHGVPGVFDGDGPDAPFTAGPGLQVTGKMKRGQPTGTSIRWWHDARYFETGAALDVDAVRMKLRNTAFLVPGVTYLLRDLTGETPAEERFHYPNGLSDMVEFLAPAGDRPVSGILLVNGEGTYRENAADANGVMQSNVQRRAEVEVAFRWGTGYERTVECFTNTIRNAHGGTHRKGFERALVRSLADAVRNTRGLLKAKEEPPTLDDVLEGMTAVVHVRIPEPQFTSQTKDELSTTGITKVLQSLVDAHVKAWLEDRRTKAEARVVLQKIVDAARVRLTQKQQKDAARRKTALEGASMPPKLVDCRATGVERSELFIVEGDSALGTSRMARSSEYQALLPIRGKILNVQKANLQQVLDNAECAAIVQVLGAGSGRTFDLSALRYGRVLIMADADVDGAHIRTLLITLFARYMRPLIEAGRLYAAMPPLHKITTKGRNPQTVYTYTQAEMETTVRKLEKAGKQIVTPIPRFKGLGEMDADELWDTTMNPATRAVRRITIEDVDAAERILELLMGEKVEPRRNWLIDSADRVDREAIDA